CACCGGCCGTGGAGGACGACGTCCCGGTGGTCACCGAGTGGACCGAGAACGGACTGCCGCAGCGCCGCAGCCGGGGCCGCGCCCCGCTCGGCTCGCACAACCTGCCGCAGCAGCCCCCGCCCGCACCCGCCCCCGTCAACGGGGGGCTGCCCAGCCGGGGCGGGCACCCGGACGGCGGATCCGGCGGACCCGGTGGTTCCGGTGGCGAGAAGCCGCCCGGCCTCTGGCTGGAGGCATTCACCAAGGCCGTCAACGGCGTACCGCAGGAACCGAAGCACGGCGAAGACTCCGATGACGCGTGGGACAAGGGAGACCTGAAGTGATCCAGCAGCGGGGAAACATGGACTGGATGCTCAAGGAGCTGGCCGACGACGTGCCGAGCATCCACCAGATCGTGGTGCTCTCCTCGGACGGGCTGCGCATCGCCATGCACGGCGGCGACCCGGATGTCGCCGACCGGCTGGCGGCGGCCTGCGCCGGGCTGCAGAGCCTGGCCGCCGCCGTGGCCACCGAGATCCCGCACAGCGACGGTCTGATGAAGCTCGTCGTCATCGAGGTCACCGGCGGCTTCTTCTACCTGATGGCGGCCGGGACCGGCGCCTATCTGGCCGTGCTCGCGGGCGAGACCGTGGACGCCGGTCTGGTCGGCGCCAGGATGCGGGACATGGTCGTGCGGATCGGTGCCCACCTGACCAGCCCGCCCCGCCACGGCGGGCAGTCCGGATGAGCGGACCCCGACGAGAACGCCGCACGACCGATCCGGCGCTCAGCGATCCGGAACGGCTGTACGTGATCACCGGTGATCTCGACGACAGTGAGCGGGCCGCACTCGACCTGGTCACGATGGTCGTCGCGCAGGCCGAGCCCTCGCCGACGTTCCAGCCGGAGCAGGCCGCGATCCTGCGGCTCTGTCAGGCGCCCTTATCGGTCGCCGAGATCTCCGCCTACCTCAGCCTGCCGTTCAGCGTGGTCACCTCGCTCCTGAGCGATCTCCTCGCGACCGAACTCATCGAGTCGCGTGCGCCGGTCGTCCGCGCCACACTCCCCGACAGGTCCCTTCTCGAAGCGGTGATGCATGGACTTCAGAAGCTCTGACACGATCACCGGACCCCGCAGCGAGGACGTCCTCCCGACCACGGCCACCGCCGCGGTGAAGGTCGTGATCGTGGGCGGGTTCGGGGTCGGCAAGACGACCATGGTCGGCTCCGTCAGCGAGATCCGGCCTCTGACGACCGAAGAGACCATGACCCAGGCCGGCGTCGGCGTGGACGACAACGCCGGGGTGGAGACGAAGACCGCCACCACGGTCGCCATGGACTTCGGCCGGATCAGCCTCAGCGAGGAGCTGATCCTCTACCTGTTCGGCACCCCCGGCCAGGAACGCTTCTGGTTCCTGTGGAACGGCCTCTTCGAAGGGGCCCTCGGCGCCGTCGTCCTCATCGACACCCGGCGGCTGGAGGTCAGCTTCGACGTCATCGGCCGCCTGGAGGAGCGCGGCGTGCCGTTCGTGGTGGCCGTCAACACCTTCCCCGACGCACCGCACCACCCGGTCGAGGCCCTGCGCAGAGCCCTCGACCTGCCGGACGAGGTCCCGATGATCGACTGCGACGCCCGGCTGCGGGCCTCCAGCCGGGATGTGCTGATGACCCTTATGCGCTATCTGCACAGCCTGGCCGTCCCGCTCGCCTGACGGGCCGTGGGAGCGGTTCCGGCCGCTCGCCCCGCCCCGTCCCGTGGCAGCGGTTCCGGCCGCTCCCGCAGCCCGACGTCCCGTCGGCCCCGGGACGGTTCCCGGCCGTCCCGGCGCCTGGGGCGCGCGCCGTTCCCCCGGCGCGCGCCACCCTCGTACGCCCTGCCCACCTGCGCTCGCCCCTTGGCCGTCCTGATCCCTGGAGCCACAGTGACAACCCCCTTCCACCACGAGCCCGGCGCCGCCCCGCCGCCCCAGTGCCCGGCCCACAACCTCGGCATCGGCCCCGGTGGCCTGCGCCGGTTCTACGGCCCCGAGGCGGAGAACGACCCCGCCGGCCTCTACGCCAAGCTCCGCGCCGAACACGGCACGGTCGCCCCGGTCCTGCTCCACGGCGACGTACCCGCCTGGCTGGTCCTCGGCCACAGCGAGAACCTCCACCTGACCCGGACCCCGTCGCAGTTCTCCCGGGACTCCCGGCGCTGGCGGGCCCTCCAGGACGGCAGCGTCGCCCCGGACCACCCGCTCGCCCCGATCTTCACCTGGCAGCCCGTCTGCGTCTTCGCCGACGGCGCCAAGCACGAGCGGCAGCGCGGCGCGGTCACCGACAGCATGGAGCGCATCGACACCCGGGGCGTGCGCCGCCACATCAACCGCTTCAGTAACCGCCTGGTCAACGAGTTCTCCGAGAAGGGCAGCGCCGACCTGGTCAGCCAGTTCGCGGACCATCTGCCGATGATGGTGATGTGCGCGATCTTCGGCATGCCCGAGGAGTACGACGAGCGGCTCGTCCAGGCGGCCCGCGACATGACCCGCGGCACCGAGACCGCCGTGGCCAGCAACGCCTACATCGTCGGGGTGCTGACCCGGCTGGTGGAGCGCCGCCGCGCCGAACCGGCCCCCGACTTCGCCTCCTGGCTCGTCGAACATCCCGCCACGATGACCGACATCGAGGTCGTGGAGCACCTGCGCCTCATCCTGATCGCGGCGTACGAGTCCACCGCCAACCTCATCGCCAACGTGCTGCGCATGGTCCTCACCGACCCGCGCTTCCGCGCCCGGCTCAGCGGCGGCCATATGACCGTGCCCGAGGCGGTGGAGCAGACCCTCTGGGACGAGCCGCCCTTCACCGCCGTCTTCGGCCGGTGGGCGGTCGGCGACACCGAGCTGGGCGGCCAGCGGATCAAGGCGGGCGACGCCCTGCTCGTCGGCATCGCCCCGGCCAACACCGACCCCGCGGTCCGCCCCGACCTCACCGCCAACATGGAGGGCAACCGCGCCCACCTCGCGTTCAGCGGCGGCCCGCACGAGTGCCCCGGCCAGGACATCGGCCGAGCGATCGCGGACGTGGGCGTCGACGCGCTCCTGATGCGCCTGCCCGACCTGGAGCTGGGCGTCGAGGAGAGCGAGCTGCGCTGGGTGGGCAACATCATGTCCCGCCATCTGGTGGAGCTGCCGGTGAAGTTCGCGCCGAGCCCGCAGCAGAAGCTGGACTCCGACCCGCTCTCGGTGATGGCCCGCGCCGCCCGCCCGAGCGGCGACTGGGAGATCTCCTCACCGGCCCGCCCGGTCCCCGAGCCGGTGCACTCCCTCGCGGGGACGCAACCCGCCCACGCCCCGGGCGCGGCCCCGCAGCCCCGCCCGGCCCCTGCGGACGCGCCGGCGGCCGGTGAGCCGGCGCCCGGTGCGGCCGTGATCCCGGGCCGGCGCCGCCCGGCCGCGCCCGCCCGGCTCTGGCAGGCGGTCTCCCGCTGGTGGAGCGGCTACTGACCCGCTCCGGCGGCGGCACCTGACCCGTACGCGGGGTCCGGTGCCGCCGCCGACGTACGCGGGGCGCACCCCCGTACCATCGACCAGCGTGAAGCTGACAATTCTTGGCGGTGGCGGATTCCGGGTGCCTCTCGTGTACGGGGCCCTGCTCGGCGATCATGCCGAGGGCCGCGTCTCCCGGGTCACCCTGTACGACACCGACGCCCACCGGCTCACCGCCGTCGCCCGCGTCCTGGAGGAACAGGCCCGCGGCATCGCGGACGCGCCCGCCGTCGTCGCCACCACCGAGTTGGACGAGGCGCTGCGCGGTGCCGACTTCGTCTTCTCCGCGATCCGGGTCGGCGGACTGGCCGGGCGGGCCGCCGACGAGCGGGTCGCCCTGGACCTGGGTGTGCTCGGCCAGGAGACGGTCGGTGCCGGAGGCATCGCGTACGGACTGCGCACCGTCCCCGTCGCCGTCGACCTGGCCCGGCGTATCGCCCGGCTCGCCCCCCAGGCCTGGACCATCAACTTCACCAACCCCGCCGGACTGGTCACCGAGGCGATGTCCCGCCACCTCGGCG
This DNA window, taken from Streptomyces griseus subsp. griseus, encodes the following:
- a CDS encoding roadblock/LC7 domain-containing protein; the encoded protein is MIQQRGNMDWMLKELADDVPSIHQIVVLSSDGLRIAMHGGDPDVADRLAAACAGLQSLAAAVATEIPHSDGLMKLVVIEVTGGFFYLMAAGTGAYLAVLAGETVDAGLVGARMRDMVVRIGAHLTSPPRHGGQSG
- a CDS encoding DUF742 domain-containing protein: MSGPRRERRTTDPALSDPERLYVITGDLDDSERAALDLVTMVVAQAEPSPTFQPEQAAILRLCQAPLSVAEISAYLSLPFSVVTSLLSDLLATELIESRAPVVRATLPDRSLLEAVMHGLQKL
- a CDS encoding GTP-binding protein produces the protein MDFRSSDTITGPRSEDVLPTTATAAVKVVIVGGFGVGKTTMVGSVSEIRPLTTEETMTQAGVGVDDNAGVETKTATTVAMDFGRISLSEELILYLFGTPGQERFWFLWNGLFEGALGAVVLIDTRRLEVSFDVIGRLEERGVPFVVAVNTFPDAPHHPVEALRRALDLPDEVPMIDCDARLRASSRDVLMTLMRYLHSLAVPLA
- a CDS encoding cytochrome P450, which produces MTTPFHHEPGAAPPPQCPAHNLGIGPGGLRRFYGPEAENDPAGLYAKLRAEHGTVAPVLLHGDVPAWLVLGHSENLHLTRTPSQFSRDSRRWRALQDGSVAPDHPLAPIFTWQPVCVFADGAKHERQRGAVTDSMERIDTRGVRRHINRFSNRLVNEFSEKGSADLVSQFADHLPMMVMCAIFGMPEEYDERLVQAARDMTRGTETAVASNAYIVGVLTRLVERRRAEPAPDFASWLVEHPATMTDIEVVEHLRLILIAAYESTANLIANVLRMVLTDPRFRARLSGGHMTVPEAVEQTLWDEPPFTAVFGRWAVGDTELGGQRIKAGDALLVGIAPANTDPAVRPDLTANMEGNRAHLAFSGGPHECPGQDIGRAIADVGVDALLMRLPDLELGVEESELRWVGNIMSRHLVELPVKFAPSPQQKLDSDPLSVMARAARPSGDWEISSPARPVPEPVHSLAGTQPAHAPGAAPQPRPAPADAPAAGEPAPGAAVIPGRRRPAAPARLWQAVSRWWSGY